A genome region from Ascaphus truei isolate aAscTru1 chromosome 12 unlocalized genomic scaffold, aAscTru1.hap1 SUPER_12_unloc_1, whole genome shotgun sequence includes the following:
- the LOC142473420 gene encoding histone H4-like, whose translation MTGRGKGGKGLGKGGAKRHRKVLRDNIQGITKPAIRRLARRGGVKRISGLIYEETRGVRKVFLENVIRDAVTYTEHAKRKTVTAMDVVYALKRQGRTLYGFGG comes from the coding sequence ATGACTGGTCGCGGCAAAGGAGGAAAAGGGCTCGGGAAAGGAGGCGCCAAGAGGCACAGGAAGGTTCTTCGTGACAACATCCAAGGCATTACCAAGCCAGCTATCCGCCGCCTGGCTCGCAGAGGAGGAGTGAAGCGCATCTCCGGTCTCATCTATGAAGAGACCCGTGGGGTGCGCAAGGTTTTCCTGGAGAATGTGATCCGGGACGCGGTCACCTACACCGAGCACGCTAAGAGGAAGACAGTCACCGCTATGGACGTGGTGTATGCTCTCAAGCGCCAGGGCCGCACTCTCTATGGATTCGGAGGCTAA
- the LOC142473421 gene encoding histone H1-like, which yields MAETAPAPPPPAESAAKKKQPKKAAGASKSRPAKSGPSVSDLIVRAVSASKERSGVSLSALKKALAAGGYDVEKNNSRLKLALKGLVSKETLIQLKGSGASGSFKLNKKQLESKEKAAKKKDVGKPKKPVAKKPAKSPKKPKKAPAGVKKSPKKVKKPAAAKKPAKSPKKSKAAKPRKAVKSPAAKKAAKPKAAKSPAKAKAAKPKAAKPKRAAAPKK from the coding sequence atggccgagaccgctcctgctcctcctcctccagctgaaagcgccgccaagaagaagcagccgaaGAAAGCGGCCGGAGCCTCGAAAAGCCGCCCAGCAAAGTCCGGTCCCAGCGTGTCCGACCTGATAGTGAGAGCTGTGTCCGCCTCTAAGGAGCGCAGCGGGGTCTCCCTGTCCGCTCTGAAGAAGGCTCTGGCTGCAGGAGGCTACGATGTGGAGAAGAATAACAGCCGCCTGAAGCTGGCTCTCAAAGGCTTGGTGAGCAAGGAAACCCTGATCCAGCTGAAAGGGAGCGGAGCCTCCGGATCGTTCAAGCTGAATAAGAAGCAGctggagagcaaggagaaggcggccAAGAAAAAGGATGTGGGGAAACCCAAGAAGCCAGTGGCAAAGAAACCCGCCAAGTCCCCCAAGAAACCCAAAAAGGCTCCGGCGGGAGTGAAGAAAAGCCCCAAAAAGGTCAAGAAACCGGCGGCCGCCAAGAAGCCAGCAAAAAGCCCAAAGAAGTCTAAAGCTGCCAAGCCCAGGAAGGCTGTGAAGAGCCCGGCGGCTAAAAAGGCTGCGAAGCCAAAAGCTGCTAAGAGTCCAGCTAAGGCCAAGGCAGCCAAACCCAAAGCAGCAAAGCCCAAGAGGGCGGCAGCTCCTAAGAAGTGA
- the LOC142473422 gene encoding histone H3 translates to MARTKQTARKSTGGKAPRKQLATKAARKSAPATGGVKKPHRYRPGTVALREIRRYQKSTELLIRKLPFQRLVREIAQDFKTDLRFQSSAVMALQEASEAYLVGLFEDTNLCAIHAKRVTIMPKDIQLARRIRGERA, encoded by the coding sequence atggcccggaccaagcagaccgcccggaaatccaccggAGGGAAGGCTCCCCGTAAGCAGCTAGCGACCAAGGCTGCCAGAAAGAGCGCACCGGCCACCGGCGGAGTGAAGAAGCCTCACCGCTACCGGCCCGGTACTGTGGCTCTCAGGGAGATCCGCCGCTACCAGAAGTCCACCGAGCTGCTCATCCGCAAGCTGCCCTTCCAGCGCCTGGTCCGGGAGATCGCCCAGGACTTCAAGACTGACCTGCGCTTCCAGAGCTCGGCTGTCATGGCTCTGCAGGAGGCCAGCGAGGCTTATCTGGTGGGGCTCTTCGAGGACACCAACCTGTGCGCTATCCACGCCAAGAGGGTCACCATCATGCCCAAGGACATCCAGCTGGCCCGCAggatcagaggggagagagcttaG